A segment of the Crassostrea angulata isolate pt1a10 chromosome 10, ASM2561291v2, whole genome shotgun sequence genome:
GCGCCAACGTAATAGGATCCattataaagcaaaaaaaaactaatagtGACTACCAATGGAACAAATACCGTTGCTTAAGAAATCAGGTTATTGACATGGTTCGTACTGAAAAAAACAAGTATAAACAAAAGCTTACATCACAAATACTAGATAAATCAATTCCTCCTGGTAAATGGTGGCGAATAGTGAAATCATTATCAAAgtgtaacaataaaaaaaaagtaccaCCTCCAATAAATTCTAATggtaaaatacatatacaccCAGTAGATAAAGCATCAGAACTTAACAAACATTTTGCAAGCATATCACATATAGAAACAACTAATGAACCCAGGCTTCCACCTCAGGGCCCAGGGCCCCCTCACAGCATAGAAAGAATTAACATCACAGCCCAAGATGTTGTTGATCCATTATCAAATCTAAATATCACCAAACCTCCAGGCCCAGACAGTATCTCACCAAAGattcttaaaaatatcataCCTTCAATCAAACATCCAATCGCTAAATTATTTAACCTTACACTTCAACATCAAGAATTACCTTTTATATGGAAATTGTCACATATTACACCTGTATATAAGAACAAGGGCAACCCAGAGGACCCCTCAAACTATAGACCAATTGCACTCACATGCACCTTATGTAAAATActggaaaaaattcttttaaaaaccctGCACAATTATATGAAGGACCacaatcttttatttaaaaaccaatCAGGATTTCAGCCCTCTGATTCCACTATTAATCAGCTTACTGAAAtttatgatattataatatCTAACCTCGATAAAGGTAAAGATATTATGttcatattttgtgatatatcaAAAGCTTTCGATAAGGTCTGGCATAAAGGTCtcatttataaattacaaaaatatggaaTCAGAGGAGAAATCCTTGGATGGATAGAAAACTATATTACTGATAGAACACAAAAGGTTGTCATCGAGGGCTATTCCTCAGGAATTGAAACCACTAATGCAGGAGTACCCCAGGGGTCAGTGTTAGGACCCTTCCtctttcttatttacattaatgatattgttgaaaatatatgcaacCAAATAAGACTCTTTGCAGATGACACATCACTTTTTGTAATAGttgatgataatgataataattcagCTAAATCATTAACAGCTGAtcttgaaaaaatcaaacagtGGTCTAATCAATGGCTGGTGGATTTTAATCCAAGcaaaacaataaatgttaacttttccagaaagaaaaaaacccatcccCAGGTCTCTTTTGGTAACACTATAAACAAtattatccaaaaaaaataatcattgtcaTTTAGGACTTACTTTGCAATCAAATGGGGGATGGTCACatcatatatcaaatatctacAAAAAAGCATGCTGTTCATCTGGGACAATTGTACAGATGAACAAAGTAATTTATTGGAAAGTATACAGATTGAAGCTGCACGAATAATTACTGGTCTTAGACGAAACTCATCTAAACAATACCTATATCAGGAATTAGGCTGGGAAACACTTAAGAAACGTAGAAGTAaccataaattaatattattgttcaaaatattaaacaattataccCCTGAATACTTATCTAATATTGTTGATGAATGTTTCCCCCCACATAATACCTACAATCTTCGAAACAATTTCATCTATCGCACACCTGTTGCAAGAACAACATCTTACTTCAATAGTTTTATACCATCTACAATTATATTATGGAACAATCtacctcaaaatacaaaaaatataactacagtttcagcatttaagaacagcctcaaaaatattaatagtaaaaaactgtatatgcataaattatttaaccatggcaaaagattagaaaatatttgGCATTGTCAGTTGAGAAATAACAGTAGTAACTTAAATGCTGACCTTTATTCACACCACCTTATTGCTTCTCCACTATGTCAGAAGTGCTTTCTTGAAGTGGAAGACTCTAAACATTATTTCTTACACTGTCCATCATATGCCTCCCAAAGAAAATCTCTATTTGATTATATGAACGACAATTCCATACCAAtcacaattaagaatctacttTTTGGAAGTGATAaactaacatttcaaaataacctactattatttgataaaattcatttttacataaaaagtacaAACAGATTTAAGTAAATGCATAggtaaaaatgtacacattgtataaaaaatgtatcaaaatgggTACCACTGACTTTCCTTACActcctttcttttctttttttattgcttatttgttctccccctccccctcccaccCCATCCCCCcaaactttccattttttttctactctgttattaatttttgttttgtttttattacatgttttttcttttctttctgaTTTTTTCCCTACattacatatacttttttatttccaaCCTTAGCAATTAaccattatttttctaatttttttttattttcattttcctatcatgagctatttgttttgtttatttttttgcactGTACCTCCTTCCAATACTATTTACAATATTaatctattatacaaaattccatggcaatatatatgtatatatatatattatatataattactcATATTATACCTTGACTACAGGAgagaacataaataggcattgtgcctgctgttcaatccaattcaatgtatttatatacttgaataaaatacttattaaattaaattaaactatCAAGGTCTAAATAAAGACTTACTAAAATAACACATGGAATGGATCGGTATTCAactctagtacatgtattaataatgaTGTGCCGTTTATCAAAGCGCCACATCCACCATTCTATGCGTTATaaacaaaaccaacaaaacaaacaatagtccctcaaataatttatttatttctgtagAAATTCTTAGGAAAATGCGgcaaagaaaaagacaaagatAGAGAACTTGTACAGACATGTAGTAGAGAAAATAAAGCTAAACTAGTTTCACGGTTGAATGTTAAGACTATTTAACAAGGAAAGTTGTGCTGCTTTGCAAAATCTTTTACAGGGCTAAAgtcctctcccccccccccactctaTCAAATTACAAATCAATGATGGAAGAATATTGATTCGTCTTCTTAATAAAACACCTATCCTCTGGATCATGAAGAAATGTCAGACTTTGTCAAAATTTCAgtcattcataaaataattgttttgttttttttaatataatatgacAATTGAAATTCGTATTGACTACGTTATGACCAAGACAGGATTAACAGCAATTGCGTTTCCCATCAAGATCGAGacattaagacatttatttatttatgatcaTGGGGCCTGAACCTCCAGGATatgaattttatgattttgaaattagGGATTAAGATGTTTTAGACcagttaagtacatgtatatctagaATTCTTTTATATCATACTAGTATAAACCAGATGGGTTACATCCTAGAACATTGACGGAGACCCGATTTTCCATACGTAAACCACTTTGTAACTTTCCTACAGTTTTCCCTagttttattacatacttacaaaaattttgaattgtgttGTTTCCACTGTCAACAAGGTTTTTATGACTTAAATAAATTCAGATTGTTTGCATTGTTCCAAAGCAATAAATAATGTCAGTTGACAATGAACTTGTATCAGATTGTTACCATCAGCAAAattgaaaagagaaaaatagatAGGGTTGAGAAGCGCCTCTTTCTATTTACAtccatctataaaaaaaaaaataggttaagTTTTGTAGTTAGAAATGGCGAACTTTACGATTTTTGAATATCAattcaaaaaagtattttttttaaatttggtatCGTATATAGACTCCTAATTTAGGTTTAGATTTCTGGGCTAACGGAAAGAAAAATGGCCAGATTTGAGTGTAATTTtaccaatgttttttttttctgcgaTAAGACTACGAATCAAAGTAACGTACAATTCATCAGTGACGCAATTGACATGCTGTTGGGCGCAAGCTtccacaaaatgaaaataacctAACAAGACACACCGcgtgaattctacggcaaaCCGTACGCGAATAATTTATGCGCATGTAACAGTTGGTTgcgttacccgttgccaagtttgttgctaacgctgagggtaatagaacgtctaaaccaatcagatttcagtctttaacatgaaagtataataaatgtGCTATGTCAATCATCACAATAAAAAACGGTCTTATTAGGAAGTGTTGTCTATGTTATTGACTCTAGAAAACCGTTGTAACCATCATAGATTTTCGTTTTATAAAAAGGGTCCGACATGTAACAAGATCTCATCCTTCACACAATAATTACAAATATTCGAAAAGattcaatttcaaattgtgACATATTCCTTTCTTTTGGTCAAAGTCCATGATGTTGTATAGGTCAATGTCTTGCTGCCGTGGATATCAAGAGAGCAATCGTCTACATTCTACGGGTATAAATAATACAAGTTAcaattaaagggacttagacacgatttgagatcaaaaattttatttttattttttatgtataaaatggtttacttgtgcattttaaatgattgaccaaaatattaaatgttaaagtcaagttacatgcgagatacagaggtaagaattgatagtcatgtaaacaaagctcgagtcttatagttgtttacaaaaaatgtaatgtagaattTTActatttcttagacaaaatgacatgtaaaaaacaatttaagctaattcaatatcttcataaatactattttcaacaaaagaaagttacatttgattaaacttacaccaatacaacacatatgtaaaaatgacaacatttgagctttgtttacaaaacaaagaattatgaactctgtatcttgcttataacttgatatttgactttcaaattttgacatagtattataaacttctatatttatcagtataaacattgaaaatggaaaaacaaaatttgaaaatttttttgtcaaatcgtgtccaagtccctttaagttcAGTCTCAATATGTAAATTATCTttgaatgaattattttaaaacaattgtaaacATGATATTACAGAAGTTGctgataaacatttaaaaaaatgaaaaattgtacaaacattatttttttctttattaaaaactaaaatgatactggtattttaacaaattgacaTTTACAGATATAAAATGATACAGAAAAACCCTGCCAGCATGATATGATTGTATTATAAAGCTGCCTACTGCATAAAAATCTACAAAAGAGATTGTTTCAGACTACAAAAGCTATAAAGGTACAACAAATAACAAGAAGCCTTGTGCATCAACAAATTGTTtgtcaatgtaaataatattgtcTATTTCATTAATCACAGATACATCCAGCTCGACAATTTTTAATTACTGAGACAAAGCCAATAAACCTATAGTATAATTTATGCACTGGAATCTATCACAAGCCCTTGTCTTGTAATGCAAAAGCACTAAAAAGTGCAGGACATGTTTAATTCATTATAATTCTATTACCCTACACATACttgtaaaaaaattgatttggtTTGATTACTTTTTACTGTCTTTAGATACATTAAGAAATGTAGAATAAggatacaagtacatgtatcattaaaatatatgaataactGATATGGTAAAACTGCCCATTCAAACAAGGCTGACAATACATTTCACAAACACTGCAAAGTGTACAGAattcatatcaatattttaaatccCTTGCATaagatttgaaataatatagGTTAGATAAAATTATAAAGGAACAGATATAGTATTGGCACCTTGTTTTCTTTAAGGAATGCTTTTTTTAAATGGCAATAATACTTTGGTACAGTTGAAACAGATATTTCacaatgaaatgaaacaaaatggtTACACAGCTATTGTTGAGGGTTCATCAACCAAATAAAGTGCATTTTCTGAACCCCCATGTGCAGATCTTGGTACTGGTGTACTGACAAATGGTTTCATGAGAGGCCCATTAGCATTGCACACCTTTTCCCTGTTCATACGGTCAGGTGTGATTATTGGAGAAAAGGTGGGGCTATTCTCCACAGACTTAAGAGCAGTTCTACTGGTAGATTCCCTTCTGTAGCTTTTCATTGGAGAGAATTCAAATTCCTGTTCAGATGCATCTCCATAATGACTTCTTGCACTAAAATCTGATGGAATGTCTCCATCAGAGTCAGTATCTGAATAGGCATAACATGAGTACTTGAGGGCACTGACATGTGTTTTGGGTTTGGAATGTTTTTCTGCTGATTTGGCTTTgattccttttttctttttgtttcttaACATTGGTGCAGTGTGGTGTCTGTTTTCATCCAAGACTCTGTTCTCTTTGTCATTGTATCTAGCCTGACTTCTTTTGTGGGGGATATTCACCCCTTCCACCCTCTTTTCAGGAATGGTGTAAAATTTTCTGTTAGTTTTACTCTGAATGATATTATCTGAGCACTTGGAGCGGAATTTGTAAGGAGATTCGGTCAAATCAGATATACTCAATTCATCTCTTTCGTTCTCATTTGAAGAGCAGTGAAGTACATTGTCTTGGGATCTTCCTCGAAATTTGTATGGGGATTCCTTGAGATCCACCACTTGCAGCTTTTCTAGTCTTGAGATGGGAGGAATGATAGGGGGCTTCAAGCAAATAGCTTTTGGAGTTTCCAAATCACTCATCTCTAGCTTGCTGGAATCAAATAGATCAACACTTCTTCCCAATCGCATAGGAGATGTCTCAATAGTGCTGACTTGCAATGGGGAGACTTTTTTGTTCTGATAGGATGTGTAGTAGCCATTTTTATCACAGTTTTCTGGGCTATCATTCACTTCAGGggtaaaagcttgaaattttgcAGGCTCAGTAGAGCTATCCATGAAGCTTGTATCCGAATCGCTCATCAAATAGCTTAAACCTGGTAAAAGGGACCTTCTTCTTGGAGTCCCACCCTCTGCGTTATCTGATTTCATTTGGGACATATCACTTGATGAGGAATTAATTATTACTGCTTTATTTAATTTCTgatgattttcaaaattgaaagcACCTTTGTAAGGGTTGATGTTTGAACTTGAGTTTTCGTCTGTCTCTGAAAAATGATATCCACtatcatctttatttttttcaaatgaatttccAGGCAAGGAATTAATTCTTTGGTTTCCATTGCTATTAGGACGGGGGTCTGTATTGGATGGTCCACTGTAGGAGAGCCTTCTTGGAGTTTCACCAGCTTGAGTGAAATCAGAAATTTGGCAAATATGATACATATAGCTTTTCCCTTGCAACGATTCCCTTATGTTCTGCTTGTAGACCATTTCTGATATGTCACCCTCATCATAAAACACCTCATGGTCATCTGGCCATGGAAATGAAGCATTCGTTTGGTCGGTAATATCAGACACAGAAGAAATATATCTACCGTGGCTGGGAACAGGCACATGAAGGGATGAAATATCAGCAAAGAAATTGGACAATTCTGAGGACTCCACTTGATCGGACGTTCCAGTGTTACTCTGCGACCGGTACTGACTTCCGGATGTACCACTGTAGCTGTAGCTTCCATCATATCTTTCTCCTGAAACTTCCGAGTTTGAATTGTACTGAGAGTCACTAAATGTGGTGCTACGATGGCTTGTTCTAGCTAAAGAGCTCTTAGTACCACTGATACTGGAATCAACAGGAGTTGGAAAATAAGAAGTCAGGCGACATGAATCATTTTCTCTGGCTGGTTGGGAAACACTTTGTTGCTTAGAGTCATTGAAATAACTGGAAGGTTCCAGAGTAATTCTCTGTTGCGACAGCTCCCAAAGTTTTGCTGGATCAAGTGGTGACATTGACAACTTGTTCCTGCCATACTCAAAAGAAGAACTTCCACTACCAGTAGCCACATCCTCTTTCCAGCTCTGAAGACTTTGTGGACTATCCTTCTTTTGCTGTTGATCATTCTTTTGGCTTAATAGAGAGAAATGTTTATTGGTATATATTTCATTACTTGAATCCATACAACTTTGAAAACTTTGTGGACTATCTTGAGGTGTCAACACAAGTCCACTGGAAGAATCATGATCGCGAGAAAAGGCTCGATTAACTTCTGCTTTGATTTTATGAGAAAGCGTTTTGGAGCTTGAGGGTATTAATTGTTTTGAGCTGCTTGCACTGATATATGACACACGGCCTGATTCAAGGGTCAGATTTCCATCAGATTCCTGCAGAGAAGATTCTATACTAGGGGCTCTGTGGTAAGTCGATAAGGATTTTCCACTCAAAAAGCGTGCAGAGTTTCTCACTGGAATGACATCTGGTACAGCAGAATTCAGTGATAGTTGAACACTGTTGTTTTGTCTGTCACAATTGCTGAGGTTTACTGATGTGGTTAGCCATTCAGAGATACGAAATGATGAGTCTGATGTATTGAAGAAAGAATCTCTATGCTCCTGGCGCtaatacaaaaaagaaaaaatatgttacAGATtacctttaatttaaaaattttgaattatttaaacatacatttttcTGTAGATCTTGGATAACAtttcatataaatgtattttagaatttttttttcatagaagttattgcaatttcatattttttatcaatgtgtaTTAAATATACGAACCTTCATTGCAACAATTCGTTTGAACCAGTTTGTTTCCTGTTCTTTTTCCTGTTTGACTTTTGGCATTGATGGATGGCAGCAACAGTAATACAGACACATCATGATAGAACCTGAATAATATAAGAGAGAACCCTATAACTTACCAATGATGTTCATGTCAAAGaaggaaatcaaacaatttttcttttgtttaataacTGAACATTCATGAATACACTTTCACAAatcagtatacatgtagattctaTTGCTcttaataatgattaaataaaagaaaattattaaatgGAATTTTATAGTGATAACATAAATCAATATGTCTTTTTATATGTCTTATCTTGGTATTTGTTCTgaaaattctaatatttttatACCTAAGGCAAATCCTCCATATATGACAGTGGGTGCTACAATGCTCAGCCAATCTGGTGAAGTTTCACTCTTATAAAGAAACCACAGAATAACCAGAGCTGTGTTTTCTACCATAGACACAATGTAGTACACTGCCAGTCGCCTACGTGAAGAGCCATCCTTCAAGTTCAAGAAGCAAAAGACGTAGATAAAGCCAGACACTGCATTGAAGATACGTTTCTCACAAGCTGTATCACCAAAATCAGCGTTCTGTACAGTGATCCATGCTGTCATAAGCAACCAGTGTAATCCTGCAATAGACAAACAGTAACAAGTTTAAACCTCCAACAATTTGTATTGAGAGTTAAGCAATACAGTGCATAATATAGATTGCAGTGAGCTTTCAATGTAAACTAATTATGTAAAAGGAAGCTTATCATCAAGAGGACTtgatggttgtggccatttttagactataatAATCTCATTTAGAGCTttgtattaagatttttttaaaaatcaataaaatatggtTTATGGCcaacaatatattaatttaagattttaagGCAGATCTGATGAGTAAGTTGACCAACCAGCCTCCTTAAAATGCTTATCAGATTTTAAGTTGaaagtattgttttaaaaaatgcaaacattACCCAAAACCAGAAAGGTCCAAGCCTTGAAATGTGATGCAAATACAACAATAGCAAGGACTCTGCCACTAAGCATGGCTGTTTGCCATAATGTGTGTACAAGCATTGTCAGTCCACTCCTTTTATACTCTGTCTGATAAGCCAGGCGCAAACCATCCGAGTATGCCGACACAGACCAAGCAATTGATGTCAAGGAAAAAAAGGTCgatattcctaaaaaaaaaaattagatttataGTCAATGTGTTATAAAACACTGGATGcatcaaacaaaatatatcagatttaactgaatcattttaaatggAAATCTTCACTgaataatatacaaaaaatacataatttttgaaAGGTTGACAAAAATTTTCTGAGTTGTTGATGACACTTTACCAATAATCCAATCAAAATGCTGGAATGTGATGATGACATAGAGCTGAAGCAAAAGCTGGGGAGCCGACTCCAAAAATGATTCAAATAGTCGCAGCAAGCAGATGTCATTGTTAGCACAGTAAACTGCATCCAAATCATCATGGCTTTTGGTTCTTCTTGACTTAATTCCAAGCTTTAATACTCTCCAGTACCTATGGTAGaaaatgaatttacactatgtaTACAGACTGTATGTACTTACAAACAAAACTgatgaaatatcaataaaataaagattaaaaaacacATAGCTGCATATGAGTGAATACAAAAATACTGCTTGCTATGAAGGAGCAAGAAGACATTTAATACCTGTGTAAAGGAGCCAAGAAAAAGGCATGAATCAAGAAGTTCTTGACTGTCATGGACCCATCTGTAACGTGCCAACAAAAGCTGAAAATCTGCATGGCAAATGTGGAAAGTGCCACAAATGCCAGTGATATAGCTCCCCATACAGCATGTCCATCAAGGAAAAAGACTACTATCACAGCCACatctatgacaaaaataaatgtaaattgatAATATAACAGCAATAAAGTAAGTTTTATTTACACGATATTGATATTATAG
Coding sequences within it:
- the LOC128165276 gene encoding uncharacterized protein LOC128165276 gives rise to the protein MYKKTFTLYDIFVTVLSFFSYILDVVSDVAVIVVFFLDGHAVWGAISLAFVALSTFAMQIFSFCWHVTDGSMTVKNFLIHAFFLAPLHRYWRVLKLGIKSRRTKSHDDLDAVYCANNDICLLRLFESFLESAPQLLLQLYVIITFQHFDWIIGISTFFSLTSIAWSVSAYSDGLRLAYQTEYKRSGLTMLVHTLWQTAMLSGRVLAIVVFASHFKAWTFLVLGLHWLLMTAWITVQNADFGDTACEKRIFNAVSGFIYVFCFLNLKDGSSRRRLAVYYIVSMVENTALVILWFLYKSETSPDWLSIVAPTVIYGGFALGSIMMCLYYCCCHPSMPKVKQEKEQETNWFKRIVAMKRQEHRDSFFNTSDSSFRISEWLTTSVNLSNCDRQNNSVQLSLNSAVPDVIPVRNSARFLSGKSLSTYHRAPSIESSLQESDGNLTLESGRVSYISASSSKQLIPSSSKTLSHKIKAEVNRAFSRDHDSSSGLVLTPQDSPQSFQSCMDSSNEIYTNKHFSLLSQKNDQQQKKDSPQSLQSWKEDVATGSGSSSFEYGRNKLSMSPLDPAKLWELSQQRITLEPSSYFNDSKQQSVSQPARENDSCRLTSYFPTPVDSSISGTKSSLARTSHRSTTFSDSQYNSNSEVSGERYDGSYSYSGTSGSQYRSQSNTGTSDQVESSELSNFFADISSLHVPVPSHGRYISSVSDITDQTNASFPWPDDHEVFYDEGDISEMVYKQNIRESLQGKSYMYHICQISDFTQAGETPRRLSYSGPSNTDPRPNSNGNQRINSLPGNSFEKNKDDSGYHFSETDENSSSNINPYKGAFNFENHQKLNKAVIINSSSSDMSQMKSDNAEGGTPRRRSLLPGLSYLMSDSDTSFMDSSTEPAKFQAFTPEVNDSPENCDKNGYYTSYQNKKVSPLQVSTIETSPMRLGRSVDLFDSSKLEMSDLETPKAICLKPPIIPPISRLEKLQVVDLKESPYKFRGRSQDNVLHCSSNENERDELSISDLTESPYKFRSKCSDNIIQSKTNRKFYTIPEKRVEGVNIPHKRSQARYNDKENRVLDENRHHTAPMLRNKKKKGIKAKSAEKHSKPKTHVSALKYSCYAYSDTDSDGDIPSDFSARSHYGDASEQEFEFSPMKSYRRESTSRTALKSVENSPTFSPIITPDRMNREKVCNANGPLMKPFVSTPVPRSAHGGSENALYLVDEPSTIAV